The Epinephelus fuscoguttatus linkage group LG19, E.fuscoguttatus.final_Chr_v1 genome contains the following window.
TTAAATGCAACTGCAAGAAAGAAAAACTGGAGAAAAAGTGTTATTAGTGTTATTAATCGGTGTACTAGTAACAGGCAATAattgataagataagataagataagataagataagttTTATTAATCCCACACCAGGGAAATTCACTGATAACAGCAGCTCAAGATACAAAAGCAAAGGCAAAAAGTGACGAAGCGAGTgagtgataaataaaaatgaaacaagataaaaaacacaacaaaaattacaaataggatagaattaaaaataataataatagaaaagtATATACACTTATATATACACTTATGTTTACagttatatttgtttttgtctttaatcaGTCTTAATAATAACAAAAGGTAACAGTAAAATAGGTAAATAGCTTCCAACCTTTAATGACCCATGCTTTTGATTTTATAACAAAACAAGTCTCCTTTTCCAGGTATAACCTTACTTTTGAAAATTTCAATGAATACATCTTAAACAGGTCATTATAGTGTAAGCACCCAATTAAAGGCTCCAAAATAGCCTTCTATTTAAAATTctgttttgttaatttcatacgCACTAGACATgcctgaagaaaaaaacagttgatTAAGTCTGCCATCTCCAGGGACGATCATCTTGGCAAAGAGCTTCACTCCTTCGTCTGTGTGATTAGCCCCACAGGAACGTGCGTGGCCTGAAGTAGCACCGGCAGCAGTGGGAGGTGAGAAACACCATTCACTCAGGGAGGAGGGGCAAGAAAGGTCCACATTTAATCCGAATAGGCCCCTTGATGGCTGTACAAGGAACGATCACAGCCTCTGGCTCCAATGGTCCCTTCAGTGAAGGGAGCTCAGGTGTACTGCATGTAAAGACTCATGCAAATCAGCTTGACTCTGACTCAGTATTTGTAATATAATCCCAGAGCACAgaacaaacaatcacaacatGCAAAAAAGCTTCCATTTGTGGTTCATTTGTGCTTAATAGGGCccaaagacagagacacagagctcaaGGCCCAGTTCACCCGTAATGCTTTACTTCATGTCTGACTCCAGTTATGATTCCATCAATCCAGccattattgcatttattttcccGGTTATTGTCCTTTTCTGGTCAGAAATTAGCTTTAGGAATAGTTTAATGTCAAAAACAGGCTTTTAAGAGCTCCAGGACAATACTAAAtttcaaatgaactgattaaCAATAGTCTCAAGCAATCGCCTACGTGCAGAATATGAAGCTTGCCATTTTTATTTGGGAATAGCTGCCCTTTTTATTCTGCTGTGAGAGGGTGGTGCTTTTGGTCTGAGTCCCATAAGTGAATTAGATGTCCCTGCATGCGCGGAGTCACGCCTCCCAGAGGAAGATACGTGcagacacaataacacaataacaGCCCGAGGAGAAGCCCTGACAGTGTTTGTAACGTGTTTTTTATTGCTCTCTGGGGACTGTGTCGCTTTACTCTGCAGCTAGTTTAACTCTACTGAGAATAAACTTTTCAACAGATTAGAAACAAGGATTCTAATGATCATGACAGGCTGTATCATTTAGAAGATCACAGACTAGACTAGAAAAGAATATAAAGAATGTGTCTCCTATGTCTATGTAGTGAGTGAGTGCTGTGCAGAAAGTGGTTAAACATGTTAAACCTGCACAGCTCAGTTGCCAGAACAAATTGTtgatattgtacatttctgcaaaccacaaataaattacattttttacatttcacatctaTCACATTAACGTTTCTAAAGTAACATAatgtatgagctgactgtcactgggaggtggaggggatggtggatagtGTATCACCAGTGCAAGATAGCTGCCAAGActagcaaacaacaaaagtggttgggttttagcgagacattgctgtgtttccatcagctttagGCTCCTGATGTAGATGTTTTGTAGCTACTTGGTGGTGTGTTTGCATCAACTTTTTAGGCTCCATGCATGGGTGTTTTGAAGCACCCTGTCAGTGTCTTTCCATCTgcattttaggctccaaacatgggaattttgtagcaacctgtcgctgtgttttcatctgctttTTACACTCCAAATGTGGGAGTTTcgtagcaacctgttgctgtatTTCAATTGGTTTCTTAGGCTCCAAACGTAGATTTTTTGTAGTGACCAGTTGGTGTGTTTTCGTCAGCTTTTTAGGCTATaatcatgggtgttttgtagtaactggtcagtgtgtttccatctcCTTTATAAGTttcaaacatggatgttttgtagcaacccatcgctgtgttttcatctgctttTTCTGCTTCAAATATAGGTGTTTCGTAGCAACCCGTCAGGGTGTTTTTAGGCTCTAAACGTAGATTTGTTGTAGTAACCAGTTGGTGGTGTTTTCGTCAGCTTTTTGGGCtataaacatgggtgttttctAGTTACCTGTCAGTGTCTTTCCATCTgcattttaggctccaaacatggcATTTTGTAGCAATCTGTCGCTCTGTTTTCATCTGCTTTTTAcactccaaatgtgggtgtttcgTAGCAGCCCGTCGGTGTGTTTAAtctgctttttaggctccaaatgtggatTTTTTGTAGTGAccagtcagtgtgttttttgtcaACTTTTTAGACTCCAAACAGAAGTGTTTTGCAGCAActtgtcagtgtgtttcattCGGCTTATAGCATACAAACGGGCATTTTGTAGCCGCCAGTCTTCgtgtttccattggctttttaggctccaaatgtagGTGTTCTGTAGTGGCCATTTAGCAGGGAAAGTGGCACGAAAAGCGATTGTTTTtcaccaagacatcactgcgtcTCCTGCCAGAATTGTGCccctaaaacatgatctttcaccaactgttttttgtgccaaaaccGAACCACAGTGTTTTTGAAATTTTAAGGTTAAACAGATCCACAACACAATAACGTGCatatgtaatgtatccatggtttgcagaaacgtacagtgtCAAAATTTTGTAGCGATTGGGTTGACTCTCACAActattcttattcttctccCATCAGAGTActggtttttgtgtttgttttgtttttttgcagttgCAGAATAATGGAAAGAAATATATCATCAACTCTCAACTCGACCGCTCTCCCACTCAATACCACTGCTAACGCCACAGAGAAACCCTTCAGTGTGTTTGATGGATGTGAACATATGGTAGAGGGCATCCTCTTCGACCTGACCATGCAGTCCATCAATGTAGCTGTGGGAATCCCTGCTAACTTACTTGTCATCGCCATCCTCATTCGCAATCGCAAAGAACCCACCACTTCAGACATATTCTTGGGCTGCCTGGCCGCCATGGATGCCTACTTTAGCGCCATGACACCTGTCAGCTTCCTTAACCTTTACCACTGGCACAGCAAAGAAGTTTGGTCAGCCCTGAAGTTCTCCTATGGTGTGAAAGATATAAGTGGGCCgttgtttctctcctgtatcTGCCTGGATCGATTTATTGCCGTGCTCTTTCCAGTTATGTTTGGGCAGCTTAAACACATCAAGTACAGGATAAGCCTCTCACTGCTGGTGTTCTGCCTCACTTTTGCCTACTCTGCAGCCAAGGTTGTGGGAGGTCTTCCCAACTTTGAGAAGGTGTTCACCGGTGAAATCTTGGCAGCATTTACTTGGATGGTCATGTGCAATGTGTCTATCCTGTGGGCCCTGAAGAAGTCCCGCGGCACAGGTAAAGATGAGATGCACCCCATGAAGAAGAAGGCCTTCAAGATGGTGCTGTCTATCCTTTGTATCATTGTGTTTAACTACCTGCCACCTGTTGCAATGTTCCCTTTTGAAGACCACTACGCCCCTAATGTATTTCGCTGCTATGTGCAGCCTGTGGGCTTTGCTTTCCTCAACATCAGCAGCACCATCCAGCCACTCGTCTATCTGTCTCGTCTGGATAGGATGCCTTTCCTCCCAGACAGCTGCGTCAAGAAGTACTGCACCTGTGTCTCGGCAGAGAACAATAAAACCCCACCTGCTCAAAAGCCACCtgcttaggtttaggaagaTCTTATATTCACATTGTAACTCATGGATGCTCAGTTTAACATTTGTCTCTAAAGAAAACTTGTAAGAGAAAGGAAATACTATGAATACCATATATCTGTGAATTTGTGACTGTGACTCCTGTTTAATTTTCTagatgtgtgttttcattaagtAGATTCTTATGTAAACTGTGAAACTGTAAAAGTCTGGGGGTAAAATGTCTACAAACAGCTCAAGGTTTCTGTGTTAAAGTAATCTCAACTGTAATGAAATCCTTCAACATATTTATTTGACTTTGGCGCCATCATGTGtacaaaagacagaaataaacagtacTGTACAGTCTAAACCCCTCATCATGAATGTGACACAgacttgtgtttgtgcatgtgtgtgatatTTATTCTTTAAAGTGCATAGTGCTCAATAAGTTAGAAACCTCTCCCTCATCTGAGTGCAACATAATATGGTAATCATCAATAGAAGAATCACAGAATACCCGCACAGCAGTGTCATTCATTTTGATGTAAGTCATAGGCAATTTAAAAGAGTGAAAAAGACAGGGCTTGCCACACACCAAAACCTAGTTGTTAAACTTCTGATTTTTAcctataacatttttttttatgtaaatgtgcTTTCCCATCTTCCACCACAGACAGCAATGTATATTTATCCTCTTACATTAGCAATTTAGGAACCATTTCTGGATTTTATGGCAATTTAACACGACAGCTTGTCTTCAAAGTTAAATCATTTCATAATCCAGACACTCTCTGAGCATTGCCCTTCAAAGCAATAGTGCTACAATATGGGAAATACCCTTTTTggtttcttgccaagagttaaatGTCAAGAATTCTATACAGCCCAAAACCACACATTTGCTTCAAGGGGCTTCGCAGTCTGCACAGCATACAGCACACTCTGTTCTCAAAGGGGCTGCATGTGAAATTCAGAGCATAAAGTGGAAgtggctgagctggtggctagcagctaaccgTGCTAACTctataaacagcactacaacaTTGAcggagctaacagtgttaactaGGGGGACCCCAGAGGGTGGGTGCTTTGCTCCCAAGACGATGCCATCCCGGTATCAGTGATAACATGCTGTACAAGGGTGGTGCAAAGCGGTAGATTACAGCACACAAAGTTtacgtgacttcattctctacGAAAGAAGGCAATTCTCCTGTGTATCTGTACATAGCAAATAacagtttgctgctgtattaatgctctgaatgtcacacacAGAACCTTTAAACCCTTTATGATTGATTCGAATGTCCAGTAAAGATTTAACTGGAGCTAGCTGCCAGTTATCTTAGGGGGAAACCATTTGTCACCAATCCCACTCATCCATCAAATCACAACTGGAACCATATTTTCTTGCATAAAACCTTCATCCTCTTATTGTCGCAACATGGTGACAAGTACCCTCTCTGGCATTATTCTCAGTGGATGACTGCTCTGTGTATAAAAATATGGAAGTAAAGTTTCTGTGAACGTGTCTGTGAATGCATAAATGAGTGTGTCATCAGCAGGGTTGAAGAAAGACACCGTCCCTTTGTTGTAATCCAGTTGCACTTTGACATGTTTTGGCGCTCTTTTAACTGTCAGCGGCGTGGGTGGCGAGGTCATTGCCCTGAACTCTCCGTCCCGAAAGCACAAAGTCCAGAATCCATTCTCAGGCCGAGCGGAGATCTCAGAGTCCCTAGGTACAGACAAAGAGGCCACGCCCACGAGCCAGTCTTGATTACTTCCTGTTTCCACGACCCAGTGGTGGCTTCCTGAGCCCAGTGCGGTCATGCCTACCACTTCTGCACTGATGTGGAAGcgctctgggttgtcagggcaACTGTTGTGCTGCTTTGA
Protein-coding sequences here:
- the LOC125879570 gene encoding G-protein coupled receptor 183-like, whose product is MERNISSTLNSTALPLNTTANATEKPFSVFDGCEHMVEGILFDLTMQSINVAVGIPANLLVIAILIRNRKEPTTSDIFLGCLAAMDAYFSAMTPVSFLNLYHWHSKEVWSALKFSYGVKDISGPLFLSCICLDRFIAVLFPVMFGQLKHIKYRISLSLLVFCLTFAYSAAKVVGGLPNFEKVFTGEILAAFTWMVMCNVSILWALKKSRGTGKDEMHPMKKKAFKMVLSILCIIVFNYLPPVAMFPFEDHYAPNVFRCYVQPVGFAFLNISSTIQPLVYLSRLDRMPFLPDSCVKKYCTCVSAENNKTPPAQKPPA